In Vibrio sp. 10N, the following proteins share a genomic window:
- the tolQ gene encoding protein TolQ, with protein sequence MTADISFVDLILEASLLVQLVMLILMGMSVVSWAMIIKRSKVLKEATKESETFEDRFWSGADLSHIYQDVKKRKDELSGTEEIFYSGFTEFLRLRKSNADSPAFIMEGTGRSMRVAVSREVEDLETNLPFLATVGSISPYIGLFGTVWGIMHAFIALGEVKQATLAMVAPGIAEALIATAMGLFAAIPAVMAFNRLSNKVSKLEHNYATFSEEFHSILHRQAMAAREQ encoded by the coding sequence GTGACGGCTGATATTTCATTTGTAGACCTCATACTCGAGGCAAGTCTACTCGTTCAATTGGTAATGCTGATTTTGATGGGCATGTCAGTCGTATCTTGGGCGATGATCATCAAGCGCAGTAAAGTGCTAAAAGAGGCCACCAAAGAGTCTGAGACGTTTGAAGACCGTTTTTGGTCAGGCGCCGATCTTTCTCATATCTACCAAGATGTGAAAAAGCGTAAAGATGAGCTCTCTGGTACAGAAGAAATTTTTTACTCTGGTTTTACCGAGTTTTTGCGCCTTCGTAAATCGAACGCCGACTCGCCAGCTTTCATCATGGAAGGCACGGGTCGTTCAATGCGCGTTGCTGTTTCCCGTGAAGTGGAAGATCTAGAGACCAATTTGCCATTCTTAGCGACCGTGGGTTCTATCAGTCCTTACATTGGGCTGTTTGGTACCGTTTGGGGCATCATGCATGCGTTTATCGCGCTGGGTGAAGTAAAACAAGCCACGCTTGCCATGGTAGCGCCAGGTATCGCAGAAGCGTTGATTGCAACAGCGATGGGTCTATTTGCGGCTATTCCAGCAGTTATGGCGTTTAACCGTCTTAGCAACAAAGTGAGCAAGCTAGAGCACAACTACGCCACTTTCTCTGAAGAGTTCCACAGCATTTTGCACCGTCAAGCGATGGCCGCTAGGGAGCAATAA
- the ybgE gene encoding cyd operon protein YbgE has translation MSKLNQQLEQLHKPMDKVLLRALSLVLGFANAGLFMWSPEDYDAAIGGFAPWLGLAFVLSLCSSMVYGIGFKPRFWLWQLVFSPYLSLTVLSYLTLMYVF, from the coding sequence GTGAGTAAGCTTAACCAACAGTTAGAGCAGCTCCACAAACCAATGGATAAGGTGCTACTGCGCGCCTTATCCCTGGTGCTTGGTTTTGCTAACGCAGGCCTATTTATGTGGAGTCCAGAGGACTACGATGCAGCGATTGGTGGCTTTGCCCCATGGTTAGGACTGGCGTTCGTACTGTCTCTCTGTTCGAGTATGGTCTATGGCATCGGCTTCAAACCAAGGTTTTGGCTATGGCAACTGGTGTTTAGTCCCTACTTGTCACTAACTGTGCTGAGTTACTTAACGTTAATGTACGTTTTCTGA
- the cydB gene encoding cytochrome d ubiquinol oxidase subunit II: MFDYEVLRFIWWVLIGVLFAGFAITDGFDMGVGALVPILGKTDTQRRVMINSIAPHWDGNQVWLITAGGALFAAWPLVYATSFSGFYLAMILTLAALWLRPIGLDYRSKLEDKQWRNAWDIGISISGFVPPLIFGVAFGNLLQGVPFQLSDFMMPTYHGSFFGLLNPFALLCGLVSLFMILLQGSTWLQMKTTGDIHTRARNTAQIMGLLTVVAFVGAGFWIQGIDGYLVVSSIDGNAASNPLVKEVVREAGAWMTNFEKYPLLWIAPALGVVMPLLAVLASRLEKCAVSFIASSLANGGIIFTAGFAMFPFVMPSSMNPNHSLTMWDATSSELTLNLMTAVAFVMVPVILCYTAWTYYKMFGRLDDKFIEENKNSLY, encoded by the coding sequence ATGTTTGATTACGAAGTCTTACGATTCATCTGGTGGGTACTGATCGGCGTACTGTTCGCTGGTTTCGCTATCACCGATGGTTTTGATATGGGGGTAGGTGCACTCGTGCCTATCCTAGGTAAAACGGACACACAGCGCCGTGTAATGATTAACTCTATCGCCCCACACTGGGACGGTAACCAGGTTTGGCTAATCACCGCTGGTGGTGCGCTATTCGCTGCTTGGCCGCTAGTGTACGCAACGTCGTTCTCTGGTTTTTACCTAGCGATGATCCTAACTCTAGCAGCACTTTGGCTACGTCCAATCGGTCTAGACTACCGCTCTAAGCTAGAAGACAAACAATGGCGTAACGCTTGGGATATCGGTATCTCAATCAGTGGTTTCGTACCACCACTTATCTTCGGTGTGGCGTTTGGTAACCTGCTACAAGGCGTACCATTCCAGCTAAGCGACTTCATGATGCCGACTTACCACGGCTCATTCTTCGGCCTGCTTAACCCATTCGCACTACTGTGTGGTCTGGTAAGCCTGTTTATGATCTTGCTTCAAGGCTCTACTTGGCTACAAATGAAGACGACAGGTGACATCCATACTCGCGCTCGCAACACAGCGCAAATTATGGGTCTACTTACAGTAGTGGCATTTGTTGGTGCAGGTTTCTGGATCCAAGGCATTGATGGTTACCTAGTAGTAAGCAGCATCGACGGCAACGCCGCTTCAAACCCACTGGTTAAAGAAGTGGTTCGCGAAGCAGGTGCTTGGATGACAAACTTTGAGAAGTACCCACTACTATGGATTGCTCCAGCACTTGGCGTGGTTATGCCTCTGCTAGCGGTTCTAGCGTCGCGTCTTGAGAAGTGTGCGGTATCGTTCATTGCGTCTTCTCTAGCGAACGGTGGCATCATCTTCACTGCTGGCTTTGCAATGTTCCCATTCGTAATGCCTAGCAGCATGAATCCAAACCACAGCTTGACCATGTGGGATGCGACGTCAAGTGAGCTGACTCTGAACCTGATGACAGCGGTAGCGTTTGTTATGGTTCCAGTCATTCTTTGCTACACAGCTTGGACTTACTACAAAATGTTTGGTCGTCTTGATGACAAGTTCATCGAAGAAAACAAGAATTCACTTTACTAA
- the cydX gene encoding cytochrome bd-I oxidase subunit CydX codes for MWYFAWILGVLLACAFGIINALWLEHSEMMDEDSE; via the coding sequence ATGTGGTATTTCGCTTGGATTTTAGGTGTTCTTTTGGCTTGTGCGTTCGGTATCATCAATGCACTGTGGCTTGAACACAGTGAGATGATGGACGAAGACAGTGAGTAA
- the ybgC gene encoding tol-pal system-associated acyl-CoA thioesterase, producing MSQLSSYFEFPVTVYYEDTDAGGVVYHSNYLNFFERARTELLRSKGVNQRVLLEEHTGFVVRHMDIDFIRGARLDDQLTVKTYIEEFKKASLTFAQEIVDQQGVTIAKALVKVACIDNVKMKPKAIPSSILVELKHSDG from the coding sequence TTGTCTCAGTTATCATCGTATTTCGAATTTCCTGTGACCGTCTATTACGAGGACACGGACGCGGGAGGTGTCGTTTACCACTCGAACTACCTCAATTTTTTTGAACGTGCCCGCACCGAGCTACTCAGGAGTAAAGGTGTTAATCAGCGTGTGTTGCTAGAAGAGCACACCGGCTTTGTGGTTCGTCATATGGATATCGACTTTATCCGTGGTGCGCGCTTGGATGACCAGCTCACCGTAAAAACCTATATTGAAGAATTTAAAAAAGCGTCGCTGACTTTTGCTCAAGAAATTGTCGACCAACAAGGTGTGACAATAGCGAAAGCACTGGTTAAAGTGGCGTGTATAGATAATGTTAAAATGAAGCCGAAGGCCATTCCTTCGTCTATCTTAGTGGAGTTAAAACACAGTGACGGCTGA